GAAGAAGCAAGTTAGGTGTTGGTTTACAAATACAACTTAAGGgttaaaacagagaaaagaaaggaggagaaaaaaggtgggtgggtgggtgggggggaacataaaaataaagattcatACTGGTAGGAATTtggcaacacaaacatttaaaacataaaaaagcatGGGGTTTAAAATAAGGGTCTAGAACAGTATATACCTGTGTGTTCATATTTGTGTCTTAGAAGGGAACTGCTCTTCTGGAATGTTTTGTCGCACAAGTCACACGCGTACATACCACTTTCGGTCTTCTTAATCTTCTTCCGCGACAGACAGGAGTCGGGGTCTGTCATGTCGTCCAGCCCTGACAAGTAATCTGGTGTACCATCGAGCAGGTCCCCCTTcagagaagaaacaaaacaaaacaaacggaaaacaaaaaaaaaagagggagggagagagagagagagagcgaaaaacagaatgaatttttgtgtgtgtgatcaagTTTCTCtgtaaatatatgaaaaaaaaattcaaatatctGCAGGTGGTCTCACAAGAAGCTATttattgatgaataaatgaacaagtTAACTTTGATGTCACGCAGTTGCAGTCGTCGGCGCGTTCAGGAGCTGTAATTACAGCTCGCGCTGCTCTCGAGTCTGTTCTTGACCTTATCCTTGACGTTTATTTCGTCTAGAAAAGCTTTATCATCCGCGGTCACGGTGACCACATGAGAGGATTTCTTCTGAAACTCCCAGTTCCACTTAAAGCGGCCGCGTGCAACTGTCGCGTCGAGCCGTAACGGCGTGCCGAGTGAGTTCTAATTCTGTGCggaagtgttaaaaaaaaaaaaaaagaaaaaatcctcCTTTTATGACGAAGATTAGTCTGAAACGTGAGCTGATGAAGAACAATATGAGCACAttagaggaggagaaagtgcaTAAACTCATACGATGATTAAAAATCTGAAGGTGCACCTTAATGGCCGACGTTGAGCCGTCAGAGCTCCCTTTAATGAATATGTGTGAGATAATGTGTGAACACCTCTGCGCTGAGTTTTAAGAAGGGACCACTATCACTCTGCAATCAATTTGAACTCAACGCCTGTAgctgtatttttaaaatctaatttaataaCTTAGAATAGGAAACATTAttaatacttctttttttttttttttcatcaaaattGTTCCCTCTATGTTAAACAGCCTTTAGCATTCACTGGTAATGAACATGGAGACGGTGCATTAATAATCCACATGTAGGAGCTCATTTTGGCTTGAGCTCTCTTTAAAATGCAGCAAAGTCGTGGTGGGAAATTTCAGAGAAGTGCACAGCTGCGGGGCTAacctttgtcatttttacaaaGGCCTTTCACCCATTTTTAATAACAACATATCTGCGTTCAGACCGGCGCTGGAAGATGACTGGAGTCGGGAGCAGTATtgtattccacacacacacacacacacagcagcagcagcagcagcagctgcagcagcaggtgaagttTACAGTGGAGCTGGTAACAATTAGCGCTTTACTGAGATTACATTTTAGCGCCAACGGCGTTTCTGTTATTCTTTTAACCTGACGCTGTGTATTTATGCAAAGACTGGATAAAAACAATCATTGTGAATGAAGGAAAGGAGCAAACGTAGTGTCGAGAATCTGAGCTACCGTTTTAAAGCCAGGCCCCGATTGGTCGACACCAGCGGTTAATCACACTTGTGTTCACTCCGACGTGCGGCGCTTTATCATCTACTTTCCTCTAAATGGATACATAGTTCACAAAATTGACATCGTGCTCTGCTGAAGAAAGGCTGAAACTCGTGATCGAGACCATTAGCGCCTCAGGAAAACGTTTGccgacgttataaatcaagtgaggagTAGAAGCTAATTTTCCCGTCATTTCCAGTCAAACTGAGTCGCTTCCTGTTTGGCTTCGGGGAGAAAGTGGAAGAATACgtccattttttttgtaaacacagtCTATGCCTGGAAGCATGCAGACGGATGAATGATAAATAACACGCTGACGTAAACCTTTGTCCTTCTCACTGACACCATTGTCGCACACTCCACCTCAGGTGAGGCGAGCGTCTCTCGTGACACCGAATCGTATTCAATTAGCAGAGAAATGAGTTCAGATCATTTTTGGGAGGCCGAACAGAGCCTGGGGATTTCACAGAACCACAGGTGGCTTATTTACCTGGAAACCTGGTTTCCGCTGGTactttctcctctgctgcatCTCAGCGAACGTGGCGGCGCCCGCCGCGTAAGTGTAGGCCATGTGTGGTAAGAAGCCCATCTGATCCATGCCCGGATAGGGCCTCAGCCCCGGTATGGTGGCCTGCATGGGGGGCATGAATGTGGCAGGCGGGAAAGCGCTCTGTGGTGGGAGTGACGTGTAGAGGGGTTTGGCGGCAAACGGGTTAATGCCAAAGATGGGGCTAGTGCTTTTTTCTAGGCTTCCGTTGTTGGAGCCTGAGAATTCTTTCTTGAGATAGGCCAAGTTCAAAGGCTCTTCGAAGTGCTCTCGGGGAGAGGGAACGCTGTTATGGTCAATGGTGATACTGTTGACTTTAGGTCTGCTTTTGACAGTCAGTGCATGCTTGGGTTCCTTCATGAGTCTCGGCAGAGAGAGGTCCAGCGGCTCGGCCTGCAGGTCCTCCGAAGTCAAGCTGTTGGGAGTGTAAGAGCTGCTGTGAGAGTTTTTGGACGAGGTGGAGGACAGATTGAGCGGCGAGGGCGTGTTGCTGCGGGAGTGGTCCAGTTTTTCACCTGCGGCTTTGGCGCCGCTGCTGAACGGGTGGCTTTTCAAATGTCTGAGCGAGTTGTTCATGTCACAGTTGTTCATGGTGTTGTGGAGCTCTGCGAGGGCGGAGGACGTGATGTGATCAGCAGGCTTGATGAGTGAATGCGGTGACCTAGCTGCCATTGAGTCTTTTGGTGGAGTGTGGTGGTTATTTGTTCCGACAACCATATCAGTGTGGTTCCTGTGCTCTAATGGTGGGGTTCTGGTGGTGCCGTACTGATACATCTTTCTCTGCTCGAACCACTCCTTAACAAATTCCTGAGGAAGGCCGACTGCTATGGAAATCTTGAGCAGCTCCTCTGAGTTGGGCTCCATGTTCATGGCAAAATATGCCTTCAGCACAGACATGTGGTCCCTGTAAGGGTTAAGCGGCCCAGTGAGTCCCTTCTCAGACAACATGGGGGAAGGTAAGTGGCTGTTCTTATCCATGAAGATCCCCGGTTTATTGGGCATCAGATTCTCACTGGGCTGCAGCACGGCTTTGATCTCTTCGTTCATTTTACACAGGTAGCGTTCATGCTGATGCAAAGGTATTGGCCCGGGAAAGGATTCTTTGCAAAATTGGCAAGCATAAGGCGTAAACATGTTGCTTTCCTGCACCTTCTCCTCCACACCTCCTTCAAGCATGTGGTTGGACTTCTCTCGTTTGATATTGCTGATCTGTCTCTTCGAGTCTGTCGTCAAGCTCTGGAGGCAGGCTTTGGCTTCGTTCACTTTCTCTAACGTGTAGTCGATGATGTTTTTGGTGGCGCCGTTGTGATTGACGAGCGGGAGGCCCATCTGAGCCCCCGCCGACGTCAGCGCCTGTCTCTGCTCTTCCACCTGGGACCCCAGCTCCTTCATGTAGGCCTTCAGCTTGGAGAGCTCCTCCGGCTTGCAGTCCATTTTCTGCCTGCACACAGTGTTGTCCACGATCTGCAGGACCTTCTGCACCTCGCTCAGGTTGTTCCCCAGTGCGCCCGGGTAGCCCAGGAGCTGTGACTCGAGACTGGCAAGGCCGAGGTGCTGCAAGGGGCTCTGAGCAGTGGAGTTGTGGTGGATACCCAGTGGGCTGTTCCCTCCCATGCCGCCGTTCATGAACGGTCCAGGGGCGGCGAATCCTTGAGACGCCATCATGAGCTTGTACTCATTGAAGTCAAGCGGCTCGGTCTTAATACTAAGGTGGTTGTTGTGTTCGGGGAGGCCGAGCGGCTTTCCGTTCTCCAGCTTCTGGCGCAGCTGGGTGATGGCAGTGTTGGTGGGCGAGGAGGAGGCCGAGGTGGGGGAGGAGCCGGTCTTCATGTTGCCGCGCATCCTGCCATTAACAGCGATCAGGCCAATGCACTTTTTGCTGCTAATGTGGGAGCTGTAGGAGCCCGAGTGGGAGAAACGCTTCTTGCAGTTAGGGCACTCATATGGTTTCTCACCtgcaacacaaatacacatattgCATAGGAAGGGTTAACTATTTTGTATAGCAATTTGAGATTCTGatgatttcaaatgtatttactcAAGGAAATAAGCATTTATTTGAGAAAATGAAGGAGGTTGTggtgacacaaaaacatcaccTCCAGCACTATGAGTGAATTCTTATGCCGACTAAGTGTTGCATGTTTGTTGCATACCATCATGCACAGATGTGTGCTCGGGcacttccttccctctcttattctgtgtgtgtgtgtgttttgtactcTTACAGTATGTGTCACCATGTTATTTCAGATTGTCCTTAcacagcagttaaaaaaaaaagagtaatatGAAGAAATTCTGAAAATGCAACTTCTGATATGATTCACATACGTTTGCGTTCCTAAGCAAATATTATAACTGGCAGCTGAAATTGTCTGTAACACAGCAGAGTTCAGTGTCCGTTAACGGCAGCGAGGGTCCAAAATAAACCGACAGGAATTTCTGCAGTTTCTTAAGTCATGGTTATGAATATTCAAAAGACGCTCACCACTATGAATCCGGAGGTGTTCCTTCAGATGGTGCTTGTATTTGAAGGCCTTGCCACACTCAGTGCATTTGAACTTGCGGTTGCTTGCGGCTTGGTTGAGCAGTTGGTgctgagcgagagagagggagagagagagagagagagagaggagagtcaCAAAAGGGAAGCACGTCGTCGGGGGGTGAAAGTTcagcaaataaacacaactgGTCGGCGTGACGACAAGaaacaaaacccaaaacaaGTCGCCTAAAAGAAGCATCTTGTGTTTTCTACTCTCACCTCTGCTGAGTGACTGCAGGCAGTGGTGGTGATAACACAGAGAATCACatacttttttaatttcctggCTCCTCTACCAAAGGAGGGTTGCCTTTAGAATTTGGCAGCGCAGAAAatagaataaatgaaaagagtcttttttcttttttgtacagCGTTTCGCCCTCATTACAACCACCGATCTGATCTGCTTCTCAATTAATTTGGGGCCTAATCAGTCCAAAAGGTATTCAGAATAATCTCTGCGCTCTTCTGACCCGTATACCTGCATTCACACCATTTGAATTAcaatttgtactttttttttatcagaacaCCTCCAAATGTCTTACAGCTTGTTTTAAAACTTCACAAGTCTCTCGTGTAATCTTAGGATGCAGAACAGAGCGTATTATAGGCGCAGCCTTGATTCACTGTTCAAAGGTAAACATCAGTTGCAATCCATCAAATTTGCAATTCAAAGGCCTGTCCTCTgatatcaaagaaaaaaaacaacctgaaatataatacccaacaacaacaacaacaacaacaacaacaacaacactactGGGTGTGTAAACCTGGCTCGTCACTCGCGAAACCATTAATTCCAAATAGGAGGTGAGGATGTTAAATGgttagtaaataaaaaaaaaaacaacccacatttTCTGTGAGCTGGCGAGGGGGAAAACACAGCGACTCCCTCCTCCCAGTTCAGCCTTGACAAATGCTGGGGTGTGTGCTGACTCTACCCACATTCCTGGGGAGACAGATGGTGGCGCGCAGGACACTGGGAGGACTGGGAGGAATTGTTCAAACAGCCCCAACCTTCAAAGATCAAGCGGGGAGAGTCGAGGGGCCCGCCAAAGCGCCGGAGAGGGACCCCACTGCTCGTATGTTGCTGAGTTGcataaacaaacagcaacagctgCTTCAGTgcccccacctccaccaccattCCCCTTAACTTCCCCCCTGAGGACCCCTGCCCGCTAAAGTTTAGTCTCGCCACCACTGCTAATAAGACACAATCGTTCTGTGCTCTTAATTGTGAATGGCACCAGCAAAATGCTCCGTCTCTCCTCCATGGCTCATTGTCGGCGTGAACGCCACCGCCGCTGATTGTGGGCGGGGACCCGACTGGGTGTTTGCATATGTATAACCTCTAATTAGTCATATTTCAGCTAAGTGctcaagaggaggaggagtattAAGACTTgtaaacacacaggacagaacaACATGGCACATGATTACCTATCAGCACGTTATTCTTGATGCTAATCCGACGAGTCCTCCTGCGTTGCTTGTTAATTAAAAGTGTACATTTTGTAAACACgcgcttgtttttctttttcgctttcttgagcacattttatttatttattttttttttcatacacagGCTTTACCTCTGAAGGAAAAACACCGGGTGTTGAGAGCGCCACCTGCAAAAGCCGCGCCGCTACGGAGAATTCAAATGAGTTAAGACGTCGCACGTCATCGCGAGGATTACCATTTTAAACAATCCAGCTAATTTACAAATCAAGATAACCGGCTTTGTGTGGGGACCCGCACGGCTTGTGTGGGAGTCTTTGGCCATTGACTTGACTCTGGAGGggggcagcggcagcagcagcagcagcagcagcattgtaaTATGAGGATTGGGATGGCGGCTCACTCAGCCGGCCCATCTGCTCACGTTCACACCCAGCTGGTAGATCAGGTAAAAGTGCTGGCTGCTGACATCTGATCATATCAACCACAGTCTGAGCCTGTCATCCTCACTTCAGAGAGCACAACACCCACGACCTGGGACTAAGCACTGAAATGCATCAGGGTAGATGATATCATCTGACTGgctggatttttcttttcacagtttTTGTATTGGGGCAACaaaaaagcttattttttttacccttttccTGGAGGTTTTCattcaattttttattttttagttacATTTCACTGAAATTAGAAAATGAGTTTGATTGCATTTTACAGATTTACTTCATGTCATCATCCATTTTTGTTTCCCCTTTCGTTATGAACATCCTTTAACCCGCAAACGCAGACTCCATCTCCTTTTAAAATTTACTGCTCCAATTTTAGTTCGCTGAGAAGTTATAATTATCCCCAAATGTGCGAAAACTATGGAAGcatgcaagtttttttttttgctacaatCTATCTCACACCACATTTTTGACTTCAAGTTGACAAGCGAGTTAAACGCCCGTGACTGTTGGATGTGTTTTCACCTCACAGGACTTTAAGGTGATTCATGCTAACTGCTAGCAGATTCAAATTATAGTCCAGACGTATAGGATATAAATCGCCGGAGAACTTTCACGTATACACAGATGTTTATGCGGTGCATGAAATTAGAAGTGGGTGGGGTGAAGGCGGGCGGGGGGCTGGGGTGTGTGGCGTTGGAGTTTGATGGAGTACTACGACTGTAGGCTGCACCAGAAGAACATTAAAGGCCAGGAGTGAAGTGAAGTTAAGGAGCTGATAAAAATTTCTAAATTGGAAATTAACACAATCATTCGATCGTGAACATGAGACTGGAAAATCATATCAGAGAGGGCCATCAAAAAACCATTTAGGACCTCAATTAAAGTTATTACCATTAAAGGATCTGCATCTTCAAAATGCCATGAAAAATTAATAATGATTGccaatcagaaaaaaaatgatctcTCTTCTCTGAGGGATCAGAGCACATTAGAAACGAGATGAAATAAGggacagaaagaggaggagaagttaAAAAAGCAGACGCACAGGGCAAGGGACGATGAGtggaacaaaatgaaaactcCTTCTCACCTGATCCCGCGCGGGCTTGTGTGTGGCCATGTGCCGCTCGAGCTGAGTGCGGTAAGCAAACGTGTAGTTGCACAGGGGGCAGGCGAAGTTCTCCTCGTTCTTCTCATGGCGGTACTTGATGTGCTCCTTCAGCGAAGTCGAGCGCTTGTAGCCCCGGTCACAGTAGGGGCAGTTCAACAGTTGGGGGAAGGCATCTGGCGTTCCAGGTGGCAGGTCTGCACGGGAGACAGTGGGAGGAGAGGGGTGGGGTTGCGGGGAGGAAGGGGAAGGGGAAAGCGGGCCAAAAGGTCAGCGAATCAATGGCAGCTAACGGGCGAGCTGCCCAGAGTGGTATGGGAGTTATCTCTGCAATCTGCTCCACATGAGAGCCTCAGTGTCAGGCTGGCATCCCCTGCACTACGACctcctcctgacacacacacacacacacacactcacacttgtgCAGCTCCATACAGCACACGCCTCCTTTTCTTGACATAGCTACAAACAGGCTTGTGACACTCGCGTCATATACCTGCATTAATTGCTTTAAATCCCAGACACTTTTTAAACCATTCTCACTGACGTGTTCATCGCGTCTGATCCATGAATTATGAGCCCGTTCCAATTTGATCCCCCGTCCCCTGTTCTCTTCCTTCGAGAGGCTTCAGAGGTGCACTATCTGATTTCAAGCCCCTGCCCAGCTGTTGCTTAAGACTGTAGGTAAACGCCAAGGCATCCGGCAAATCTGTGGGACCAACAGCTGCCCGGCCGTGTCAGAGAAAGAAGCAGCTACTCTGTTCAgattcctttcctttccttttccatGCTGCAAGTTTAATATCAGCCCTAGTGTTTTACAGCTCGGTATTTAAACTACAATAAATAAGTAGAGCTGGTTGTCACGTTTCcttatgtgacattttatgagcttaatgatgataattattTAACACAACGTGACCTGTCTGAATTCCATAAACTTACTTAGAACATCATCAGAATATAGCACACGCGCCCTATATTGTACGCAAGTGATTAAAAACTTTGGTTTTCGTACCATTCTCCTCTGGTCCGGTGGCCTCCGGCGTGCCCAGGCGGGACAGCTCCTCTGGGGCTTCTGGGTAGATGATGGCCGTGTCGCCCCGCTGCAAGTACTCGGCGATGCTCACCACGTGGCTGTCGCCATCGTCCAGCTTCCGCTTGGCGAAGAAGTCCTCAAACTCTGAAGTGCAATCGACGCTCTTGACTGAAGGAGCCGtggagacggagggagagagagagagagagggagagagacggtGAAGGAGGAGACTGATGGAGAAGGCAGAGGAATAA
Above is a window of Solea senegalensis isolate Sse05_10M linkage group LG2, IFAPA_SoseM_1, whole genome shotgun sequence DNA encoding:
- the zeb2b gene encoding zinc finger E-box-binding homeobox 2b, with amino-acid sequence MRPQVIHWAHTGLLTCHPGVKRTMYVISQRFWWPSMEREVREYVEACSICARNKTSSRAQMGLLQPLPVPTRPWAEISLDFVTGLPVSEGNTTVLTVVDRFSKMTHLIALPKLPSAKRTAEIMMTQVFRIHGFPKDIVSDRGPQFISRFWKEFCKLIGATVSLTSGYHPEANGQTERLNQELETCLRCLVSQNPASWSKKLVWVEYAHNSLLTSATGMSPFQCVFGYQPPVFSETEKEIIVPSAHAMVRRCHRIWAAARKALLRSVDRMKRAADRRRLPAPVYKPGQKVWLSTRDLPLQVASRKLAPRFVGPFPVSKVIGPSAVRLRLPRSMRVHPTFHVSRVKPVKESLMVPAAAPPPPPQMVDGGPVYSVKALLAVRNRGRGRQFLVDWEGYGPEERSWVPASFIVDPDLITDFYRRHPQLSGPSDSPLLTRLVSFPLFLSHVAALNYENVVETGSETEEEDKLPVSEEDPLINGTGSPASLTNPEASPRVESHSLLTKEEEDDEMRDSGVEHIWPDNDMLSASVDGTDEIKDDFDNLGPDATLQAVGNGTVKSVDCTSEFEDFFAKRKLDDGDSHVVSIAEYLQRGDTAIIYPEAPEELSRLGTPEATGPEENDLPPGTPDAFPQLLNCPYCDRGYKRSTSLKEHIKYRHEKNEENFACPLCNYTFAYRTQLERHMATHKPARDQHQLLNQAASNRKFKCTECGKAFKYKHHLKEHLRIHSGEKPYECPNCKKRFSHSGSYSSHISSKKCIGLIAVNGRMRGNMKTGSSPTSASSSPTNTAITQLRQKLENGKPLGLPEHNNHLSIKTEPLDFNEYKLMMASQGFAAPGPFMNGGMGGNSPLGIHHNSTAQSPLQHLGLASLESQLLGYPGALGNNLSEVQKVLQIVDNTVCRQKMDCKPEELSKLKAYMKELGSQVEEQRQALTSAGAQMGLPLVNHNGATKNIIDYTLEKVNEAKACLQSLTTDSKRQISNIKREKSNHMLEGGVEEKVQESNMFTPYACQFCKESFPGPIPLHQHERYLCKMNEEIKAVLQPSENLMPNKPGIFMDKNSHLPSPMLSEKGLTGPLNPYRDHMSVLKAYFAMNMEPNSEELLKISIAVGLPQEFVKEWFEQRKMYQYGTTRTPPLEHRNHTDMVVGTNNHHTPPKDSMAARSPHSLIKPADHITSSALAELHNTMNNCDMNNSLRHLKSHPFSSGAKAAGEKLDHSRSNTPSPLNLSSTSSKNSHSSSYTPNSLTSEDLQAEPLDLSLPRLMKEPKHALTVKSRPKVNSITIDHNSVPSPREHFEEPLNLAYLKKEFSGSNNGSLEKSTSPIFGINPFAAKPLYTSLPPQSAFPPATFMPPMQATIPGLRPYPGMDQMGFLPHMAYTYAAGAATFAEMQQRRKYQRKPGFQGDLLDGTPDYLSGLDDMTDPDSCLSRKKIKKTESGKRPHQCQICKKAFKHKHHLIEHSRLHSGEKPYQCDKCGKRFSHSGSYSQHMNHRYSYCKREAEEREAAEREAREKGHLEPTELLMSRAFLQGMTPQGYPEMAEREAILRHDAVNGGGIREGRKEVDGTYAKIGRREDEFEEEEEEIKSMDTDPDTLRDEEENGEHSMDESSLDGKTETKSDHEDTMEDGM